One window of Papaver somniferum cultivar HN1 chromosome 9, ASM357369v1, whole genome shotgun sequence genomic DNA carries:
- the LOC113308420 gene encoding hydroxymethylglutaryl-CoA lyase, mitochondrial-like isoform X1 produces MFVTMAICKCSRLSTYFSYPFVPVPFLAYSSTMSSLEEPLCLDRYPDMRGLDRVRRFSSSACRPRSGETSIEDSWVDDRTCSSSNSCIGEYTKQIFSCRGQTTDTFWEDSLSKRTKSLGRNRTICDFWFSPERQYNSQCSYKDGSDEKNKFLRGIPKFVKIVEVGPRDGLQNEKNVVPTSVKIELIQRLVSSGLPVIEPTSFVSPKWVPQLADAKDVMEAIGAIEGVRFPVLTPNLKGFGAAVEAGAKEVAIFASASESFSKSNINCTIEDSLARYRDVARAAGKLSIPVRGYISCVVGCPVEGPVAPSKVAYVARELYGMGCSEISLGDTIGVGTPGTVVPMLEAVMAVVPLEKLAVHFHDTYGQALSNILLSLQMGISTVDSSVSGLGGCPYAKGASGNVATEDVVYMLNGLGVKTNVDLGKLMSAGEFICKHLASPSGSKTAVALSRITADASKI; encoded by the exons ATGTTTGTAACTATGGCAATCTGTAAGTGTTCAAGATTGAGCACTTACTTCTCGTATCCATTTGTTCCAGTTCCTTTTCTTGCATACAGTTCGACAATGTCCAGTTTGGAGGAACCACTGTGTCTCGACAGATATCCAGACATGAGAGGACTGGACAGGGTCCGGAGGTTCTCTTCTAGTGCTTGCAGGCCTAGGTCTGGTGAAACAAGTATTGAGGATAGTTGGGTTGACGATAGAACTTGCAGCTCATCCAACAGTTGCAT TGGAGAATACACAAAACAGATCTTCTCATGTCGAGGACAGACAACAGATACTTTCTGGGAAGATTCCTTAAGCAAAAGAACTAAAAGCCTCGGCAGGAACCGCACCATTTGTGATTTTTGGTTTTCTCCAGAACGTCAGTATAACTCTCAGTGCTCCTACAAGGATGGAAGTGACGAAAAGAATAAG TTTTTGAGAGGTATACCAAAGTTTGTAAAGATCGTGGAAGTTGGTCCAAGGGACGGATTGCAAAATGAGAAGAATGTTGTACCTACATCTGTTAAGATCGAGCTGATACAAAGGCTAGTTTCTTCTGGATTGCCTGTTATCGAACCAACAAGTTTTGTCTCCCCAAAATGGGTACCCCAG CTAGCAGATGCAAAGGATGTAATGGAAGCAATTGGAGCTATTGAGGGGGTTAGATTTCCTGTGTTGACTCCGAACCTGAAG GGTTTTGGAGCCGCTGTTGAAGCTGGAGCTAAAGAAGTGGCAATCTTCGCATCGGCATCTGAATCATTTTCCAAGTCAAATATTAATTGCACTATCGAAGATAGTCTTGCTCGTTATCGGGATGTTGCTCGTGCTGCTGGAAAGCTTTCAATTCCTGTTCGCGG GTATATCTCCTGTGTTGTGGGCTGTCCAGTGGAGGGACCAGTAGCTCCATCAAAGGTTGCATATGTGGCAAGAGAGCTTTATGGTATGGGTTGCTCCGAGATATCCCTTGGTGATACAATTGGAGTTGGTACACCAG GGACTGTTGTTCCAATGCTCGAGGCTGTAATGGCAGTTGTTCCCTTGGAGAAGCTTGCTGTCCATTTCCATGACACTTACGGCCAGGCTCTTTCAAATATCTTGCTTTCTCTCCAA ATGGGGATTAGCACTGTGGATTCGTCTGTGTCCGGTCTAGGAGGTTGTCCATATGCCAAAGGTGCTTCTGGAAATGTTGCAACTGAGGATGTGGTCTACATGCTGAATGGGCTAGGAGTGAAGACTAATGTGGATCTCGGCAAGCTTATGTCAGCCGGGGAATTCATCTGCAAGCATCTTGCCAGTCCATCTGGATCCAAGACTGCAGTTGCTCTGAGCAGAATTACAGCAGACGCTTCTAAAATATGA
- the LOC113308420 gene encoding hydroxymethylglutaryl-CoA lyase, mitochondrial-like isoform X2 → MSSLEEPLCLDRYPDMRGLDRVRRFSSSACRPRSGETSIEDSWVDDRTCSSSNSCIGEYTKQIFSCRGQTTDTFWEDSLSKRTKSLGRNRTICDFWFSPERQYNSQCSYKDGSDEKNKFLRGIPKFVKIVEVGPRDGLQNEKNVVPTSVKIELIQRLVSSGLPVIEPTSFVSPKWVPQLADAKDVMEAIGAIEGVRFPVLTPNLKGFGAAVEAGAKEVAIFASASESFSKSNINCTIEDSLARYRDVARAAGKLSIPVRGYISCVVGCPVEGPVAPSKVAYVARELYGMGCSEISLGDTIGVGTPGTVVPMLEAVMAVVPLEKLAVHFHDTYGQALSNILLSLQMGISTVDSSVSGLGGCPYAKGASGNVATEDVVYMLNGLGVKTNVDLGKLMSAGEFICKHLASPSGSKTAVALSRITADASKI, encoded by the exons ATGTCCAGTTTGGAGGAACCACTGTGTCTCGACAGATATCCAGACATGAGAGGACTGGACAGGGTCCGGAGGTTCTCTTCTAGTGCTTGCAGGCCTAGGTCTGGTGAAACAAGTATTGAGGATAGTTGGGTTGACGATAGAACTTGCAGCTCATCCAACAGTTGCAT TGGAGAATACACAAAACAGATCTTCTCATGTCGAGGACAGACAACAGATACTTTCTGGGAAGATTCCTTAAGCAAAAGAACTAAAAGCCTCGGCAGGAACCGCACCATTTGTGATTTTTGGTTTTCTCCAGAACGTCAGTATAACTCTCAGTGCTCCTACAAGGATGGAAGTGACGAAAAGAATAAG TTTTTGAGAGGTATACCAAAGTTTGTAAAGATCGTGGAAGTTGGTCCAAGGGACGGATTGCAAAATGAGAAGAATGTTGTACCTACATCTGTTAAGATCGAGCTGATACAAAGGCTAGTTTCTTCTGGATTGCCTGTTATCGAACCAACAAGTTTTGTCTCCCCAAAATGGGTACCCCAG CTAGCAGATGCAAAGGATGTAATGGAAGCAATTGGAGCTATTGAGGGGGTTAGATTTCCTGTGTTGACTCCGAACCTGAAG GGTTTTGGAGCCGCTGTTGAAGCTGGAGCTAAAGAAGTGGCAATCTTCGCATCGGCATCTGAATCATTTTCCAAGTCAAATATTAATTGCACTATCGAAGATAGTCTTGCTCGTTATCGGGATGTTGCTCGTGCTGCTGGAAAGCTTTCAATTCCTGTTCGCGG GTATATCTCCTGTGTTGTGGGCTGTCCAGTGGAGGGACCAGTAGCTCCATCAAAGGTTGCATATGTGGCAAGAGAGCTTTATGGTATGGGTTGCTCCGAGATATCCCTTGGTGATACAATTGGAGTTGGTACACCAG GGACTGTTGTTCCAATGCTCGAGGCTGTAATGGCAGTTGTTCCCTTGGAGAAGCTTGCTGTCCATTTCCATGACACTTACGGCCAGGCTCTTTCAAATATCTTGCTTTCTCTCCAA ATGGGGATTAGCACTGTGGATTCGTCTGTGTCCGGTCTAGGAGGTTGTCCATATGCCAAAGGTGCTTCTGGAAATGTTGCAACTGAGGATGTGGTCTACATGCTGAATGGGCTAGGAGTGAAGACTAATGTGGATCTCGGCAAGCTTATGTCAGCCGGGGAATTCATCTGCAAGCATCTTGCCAGTCCATCTGGATCCAAGACTGCAGTTGCTCTGAGCAGAATTACAGCAGACGCTTCTAAAATATGA